Proteins encoded together in one Nostoc sp. PCC 7524 window:
- a CDS encoding carbohydrate ABC transporter permease, whose product MLRHFSGTKLLLYVVLTIYAVITLIPFLWALSASFKPLSEIISGEPNFFPQNFTLDNYKQIFLQEPLFLRWLFNSVFIAISVTGLNLLFNSMAGYALARLRFVGRNFWFFLILAVLAVPAQITLIPTFLILKAIGWLNSYQGMIIPSMVNATFIFMMRQFFVNFPKELEEAAQLDGLNTFGIFRYIILPLAKPALAAQAVFVFMGSWNNFLLPIVILFDPEMFTLPLGLNSFKGQYISYWNYIMAASMVFTLPALCIYAFFNRYFIKSATFTGGKG is encoded by the coding sequence ATGCTGCGTCATTTCTCTGGAACTAAGTTGCTGCTGTATGTTGTGTTGACTATCTATGCAGTCATTACCTTAATTCCTTTTCTATGGGCGTTGTCTGCATCATTTAAGCCTCTTTCAGAGATTATCAGTGGTGAACCTAATTTTTTTCCACAAAATTTTACCCTTGATAACTACAAACAAATCTTCTTACAAGAACCCCTATTTTTACGTTGGCTATTCAATAGTGTGTTCATTGCTATCAGCGTCACGGGGTTAAACTTGCTGTTTAATTCAATGGCTGGTTACGCCTTAGCTAGACTGCGCTTTGTGGGCAGAAATTTCTGGTTTTTCCTCATTTTGGCTGTGCTAGCAGTACCAGCACAAATTACACTGATTCCCACATTTTTGATTTTAAAAGCCATTGGCTGGCTGAATTCTTATCAGGGCATGATTATACCTAGTATGGTCAACGCCACGTTTATATTTATGATGCGGCAGTTTTTCGTTAACTTTCCCAAAGAATTAGAAGAAGCCGCCCAACTAGATGGCTTAAATACCTTTGGTATTTTTAGGTATATTATTTTACCTTTAGCTAAACCAGCATTAGCAGCACAAGCAGTGTTTGTGTTTATGGGTAGTTGGAATAATTTTCTATTACCTATTGTCATATTATTTGATCCAGAAATGTTTACCCTCCCCTTGGGCTTAAACAGCTTCAAAGGCCAGTACATCAGCTACTGGAACTACATCATGGCCGCTTCAATGGTATTTACCTTACCAGCCTTATGTATTTACGCCTTTTTCAACCGCTACTTCATCAAAAGCGCCACCTTCACTGGTGGGAAGGGGTAG
- a CDS encoding ABC transporter substrate-binding protein, with translation MYQRWISCLLFLALGACNSTPTPQAQVLPTIQNKSVTSPQTSVKKVVALSTIAADIIYQLDQTKLVGMTGSSLFQKDSRFKDIPRVSENQTPPNLEKIIALKPDLAIIPEGFFTQETQRLKELGITVYTYKLDSWQALEKLTQDLAQYINADPQPLINRYQSFISNIPQQNVSTLALVSSQPILSPNKNSWAGDLLTQFKVQNVTADLQGKSQFRGYITLSPEKVLEVNPEVVLVVNPPQQQSTSVLDDWKKQSFWQKLAATQNNRVYVLDYYGFINAGSIDAIEKSCKKLQQALSGG, from the coding sequence ATGTATCAACGCTGGATATCTTGCTTATTATTTTTGGCTTTAGGCGCTTGTAATTCTACACCTACTCCTCAAGCACAAGTCTTACCCACAATCCAAAATAAGAGTGTGACATCACCACAAACATCTGTTAAAAAAGTAGTGGCACTATCTACTATTGCTGCTGATATTATCTACCAATTGGATCAAACTAAATTGGTAGGTATGACTGGTAGTAGTTTATTTCAAAAAGATTCCAGATTCAAAGATATTCCTCGTGTTAGTGAAAATCAAACCCCACCTAATTTAGAAAAAATTATCGCACTCAAACCCGATTTAGCCATCATCCCAGAGGGCTTTTTTACCCAAGAAACCCAGAGATTAAAAGAATTAGGTATTACCGTCTATACTTATAAACTTGATAGCTGGCAGGCGCTAGAAAAGCTGACACAAGACTTAGCTCAATATATTAATGCTGACCCCCAGCCTTTAATCAACCGCTATCAAAGTTTTATTAGTAATATCCCTCAACAGAATGTATCAACTTTAGCATTAGTCAGTTCTCAACCAATTTTATCCCCTAACAAAAATAGTTGGGCAGGCGATTTACTGACTCAATTTAAAGTACAAAATGTCACTGCGGATTTACAAGGCAAAAGTCAATTTCGTGGTTATATCACCCTGTCACCAGAGAAAGTTTTAGAAGTTAATCCCGAAGTTGTACTGGTAGTTAATCCGCCGCAACAACAATCAACATCAGTCTTAGATGATTGGAAAAAACAATCTTTCTGGCAGAAATTAGCAGCAACTCAAAATAACCGCGTTTATGTACTTGATTATTACGGATTTATCAATGCTGGTAGCATTGATGCCATTGAAAAAAGCTGCAAAAAGTTACAGCAAGCTTTATCTGGAGGATAA
- the psbV gene encoding photosystem II cytochrome c-550, with protein sequence MFRRLIGVVVVTVLLTFQLVVGSATAVELDEATRTVQLNDQGDTVTLSLKQVKEGKRLFQYACAQCHVGGVTKTNQNVGLEPEALALATPKRDNVEGLVDYMKNPTTYDGEEEISELHPSTKSADIFTEMRNLTDDDLKAIAGHILLQPKILGDKWGGGKIYY encoded by the coding sequence ATGTTTAGAAGACTTATTGGCGTTGTTGTAGTTACTGTTTTACTGACGTTTCAGTTAGTTGTCGGTAGCGCAACAGCTGTGGAACTGGACGAAGCTACCCGAACAGTGCAACTAAACGATCAGGGTGATACCGTCACACTTAGTTTAAAACAAGTGAAAGAAGGCAAACGTTTATTCCAATACGCTTGCGCTCAATGTCATGTTGGTGGTGTAACTAAGACCAACCAAAACGTAGGACTTGAACCAGAAGCCCTAGCGTTAGCAACACCCAAGCGTGACAACGTTGAAGGTTTGGTGGATTATATGAAGAATCCCACCACCTACGACGGAGAAGAAGAGATTTCCGAATTACACCCCAGCACCAAGAGTGCAGATATTTTCACCGAAATGCGTAATTTGACCGACGATGACCTCAAAGCGATCGCTGGTCATATTCTGCTTCAGCCAAAAATTCTTGGCGACAAGTGGGGTGGCGGCAAAATCTACTACTAA